The Congregibacter litoralis KT71 genome contains a region encoding:
- a CDS encoding class I SAM-dependent methyltransferase, producing MQKVMALVSGLVLAPAILMSAPATAALDWDKALNGEHRSEKNKARDEFRHPRETLEFFGLKEDMTVVELSPGGGWYTEVLAPLLHDAGSYYAAHNSPNGGAYSRRSLGGYLQKLGKDNDTYGNVTVTTLGPADSVVIAPAGTADMVLAFRNVHSWMRADTLANTLLVAYDALKPGGVFGVVQHRAKDGRDPERMKATGYVSEDYIIAAARSVGFELDGRSEVNANPKDRGDYEDGVWELPPSLNTAEENREAHRAIGESDRMTLKFVKSAS from the coding sequence GTGCAAAAGGTCATGGCACTTGTTTCTGGTCTGGTTCTCGCGCCCGCCATTCTGATGTCGGCGCCGGCTACGGCGGCCCTTGATTGGGATAAGGCACTCAACGGTGAACATCGTAGTGAAAAAAACAAAGCGCGGGACGAGTTTCGACATCCCCGTGAAACGCTGGAGTTTTTTGGCCTCAAGGAGGACATGACGGTTGTTGAGCTGTCACCGGGCGGAGGTTGGTATACGGAAGTGCTCGCTCCTCTGCTCCACGATGCGGGCAGCTATTACGCTGCTCACAACAGTCCTAACGGCGGCGCCTACTCCCGACGTTCCCTGGGTGGGTACCTGCAAAAGCTGGGCAAGGACAACGACACCTATGGCAATGTCACCGTTACGACCCTGGGTCCCGCTGACTCCGTGGTCATTGCTCCCGCGGGCACGGCGGATATGGTGCTTGCCTTTCGCAACGTGCACAGCTGGATGCGTGCAGATACCCTCGCGAATACGCTGTTGGTTGCCTACGATGCGCTGAAGCCCGGTGGTGTGTTTGGCGTGGTTCAGCATCGCGCCAAGGATGGCCGTGATCCCGAGCGGATGAAAGCCACGGGTTATGTGAGCGAGGATTACATTATCGCAGCCGCGCGAAGCGTGGGTTTTGAGCTGGATGGTCGTTCGGAAGTGAATGCGAATCCCAAGGATAGGGGCGATTATGAGGACGGTGTCTGGGAACTTCCGCCCTCTCTTAATACCGCTGAGGAGAATCGCGAAGCGCACAGGGCGATTGGTGAAAGCGACCGCATGACATTGAAGTTCGTGAAATCGGCCAGTTAA
- a CDS encoding YheU family protein, translating to MERVPEEQLHGLLEEFASRDGTDYGFNETALEERVKRLLTQLRAGKIQLLFDVDSEQWDILPADDAQRLLNGAAEP from the coding sequence ATGGAACGTGTCCCTGAGGAGCAGCTTCATGGGCTCCTCGAGGAGTTCGCCAGTCGGGACGGCACGGATTACGGTTTCAATGAAACGGCCCTGGAGGAGCGCGTGAAGCGGCTCCTAACACAGCTTCGCGCCGGAAAGATCCAGCTGCTGTTTGATGTGGATTCAGAACAGTGGGATATCCTGCCGGCGGACGACGCCCAGCGCCTCTTGAACGGCGCGGCAGAGCCCTGA
- the tusA gene encoding sulfurtransferase TusA: MNAENAVATLDARGLNCPEPVMLLHKAVAELAAGERLLVLATDPTTQRDIPQFCRFLGHELEHSEEQDDEFRYTLVKGS; this comes from the coding sequence ATGAATGCTGAGAACGCTGTTGCCACCCTCGATGCGCGGGGACTTAACTGTCCCGAGCCGGTGATGCTTCTGCACAAGGCGGTAGCCGAACTGGCTGCGGGAGAGAGGTTGCTGGTGCTCGCCACCGATCCAACGACCCAGCGCGATATCCCCCAGTTTTGCCGCTTTCTAGGGCATGAGCTTGAACACAGCGAAGAGCAGGACGATGAATTCCGCTATACCCTCGTCAAGGGGTCTTGA
- a CDS encoding elongation factor P hydroxylase: protein MNSAIPSSRGLDAEEIASIFNAQFFEKYKTCLKGGAAEPLYEPAHGDAPAQIHFRDDYASSALHEVAHWCIAGPARRQQLDYGYWYNPDGRSGEAQAKFLQAEARPQALEWFFACAAGVTFRLSLDNLDAPNDPEMTRTFAAAVLEEARSFSQGGLPLRAQCFFEALRALSGACPKAESLRLTEADLR from the coding sequence ATGAATTCCGCTATACCCTCGTCAAGGGGTCTTGACGCAGAGGAGATCGCCTCGATCTTCAATGCCCAGTTTTTCGAGAAGTACAAAACCTGCCTCAAGGGTGGCGCTGCCGAACCCCTGTATGAGCCCGCCCATGGCGATGCGCCAGCGCAGATCCACTTCCGCGACGACTACGCATCCTCGGCCCTCCATGAGGTTGCCCATTGGTGTATTGCGGGTCCCGCGCGTCGTCAGCAGCTCGATTATGGTTATTGGTACAACCCCGATGGGCGTAGCGGCGAGGCTCAGGCGAAGTTTCTCCAGGCGGAAGCCAGACCCCAGGCCCTGGAGTGGTTTTTTGCCTGCGCTGCCGGTGTCACTTTTCGCCTCAGTCTCGATAATCTCGATGCGCCAAACGATCCAGAGATGACCAGAACGTTTGCAGCGGCCGTCCTTGAGGAAGCCCGATCTTTCTCCCAAGGGGGCCTGCCCCTTCGTGCGCAGTGTTTTTTTGAGGCTCTGAGGGCTCTAAGCGGCGCCTGTCCCAAGGCAGAATCACTCCGATTGACTGAGGCGGATCTCCGTTGA
- a CDS encoding 4-phosphoerythronate dehydrogenase: protein MINVLADENMVGLERLPRDRMHIQTIPGRRIATADLEGIDVLWVRSVTQVSKALVQDSQLSFVGTATAGFEHIDQEALKARGISFSAAPGANANSVVEYVLAALAELREPWECLERGEPLGVVGCGAVGSLLVTVAKSLGWVVKVYDPWRESREGAVEGENGQNGENVESWASLDDVLACRVITLHCSLHKEEPWPSHHLIGKAALACLNSSQWLINAARGPAIDNQALLEHLRGPDPVNCVLDVWEGEPDSDWTLLDSPTLKIATAHIAGYSWDAKWQATKMLYEQILARGLVDTPLGSTGGGAGELLPVQGRGCDFALALLQQRYTIRTDDELFRDLVRLPLPERAAGFDALRRGYRKRAELRGSQLPMSGGEIASENRRIAQAFGVSLV from the coding sequence TTGATCAACGTTCTCGCTGACGAGAACATGGTGGGGCTGGAGCGCTTGCCCCGGGACCGGATGCATATCCAAACCATCCCGGGACGCCGCATCGCAACCGCCGATCTGGAGGGCATTGACGTGCTCTGGGTTCGATCCGTGACCCAGGTGAGCAAAGCACTGGTTCAAGACAGCCAACTCAGCTTTGTGGGAACGGCGACCGCCGGTTTTGAGCACATAGATCAAGAGGCTCTCAAAGCCCGGGGCATCAGCTTTTCGGCGGCCCCGGGTGCAAACGCCAATTCCGTGGTGGAGTATGTTCTTGCAGCGCTCGCCGAGCTTCGGGAACCCTGGGAGTGTCTGGAGCGCGGTGAGCCCCTGGGTGTGGTGGGGTGCGGAGCCGTGGGTAGTCTTCTGGTCACCGTGGCAAAAAGCCTGGGTTGGGTGGTCAAAGTCTACGATCCCTGGCGGGAGTCCCGTGAAGGGGCTGTGGAAGGGGAGAACGGGCAGAACGGGGAGAACGTGGAGAGCTGGGCATCGCTGGATGATGTGCTTGCCTGTCGGGTAATCACCCTGCATTGCTCCTTGCACAAGGAAGAGCCCTGGCCCAGTCATCATCTTATCGGCAAGGCGGCCCTGGCGTGTCTCAACAGCAGCCAATGGCTCATCAATGCGGCGCGGGGGCCCGCGATCGATAACCAGGCCTTGCTCGAGCATCTGCGCGGGCCGGACCCCGTGAATTGCGTGCTCGACGTGTGGGAAGGGGAGCCCGACAGCGACTGGACACTTCTTGATTCGCCGACGCTTAAAATCGCCACGGCTCACATCGCGGGGTACAGCTGGGATGCTAAGTGGCAGGCGACGAAAATGCTGTACGAGCAAATCCTTGCCAGGGGTCTTGTCGATACACCCCTAGGGTCCACTGGTGGGGGAGCTGGAGAGCTGTTGCCGGTGCAGGGGCGCGGCTGTGATTTTGCACTGGCGCTGTTGCAACAGCGGTACACAATCCGGACAGATGATGAGCTGTTCAGAGATCTTGTGAGGCTTCCGCTCCCCGAGAGAGCTGCTGGATTTGACGCCCTGCGACGCGGCTATCGAAAGCGTGCCGAGCTGCGGGGCTCCCAGCTGCCGATGTCAGGCGGCGAAATTGCGTCCGAGAACCGACGCATCGCCCAAGCGTTTGGCGTTTCTTTGGTTTAG
- a CDS encoding PA2817 family protein, producing the protein MNDTEFHAEQMALLEAFNQRLQDYAAAPEGATLVELAQQFDALCANPETIMDDAPALVYRLLTIAPQFTEAFPRDLLWYLGQECLHFMPDEEIEMFTRLDEQRRAALGEGVEFNWLEARAAEKGLQ; encoded by the coding sequence ATGAACGACACGGAATTCCATGCTGAGCAAATGGCACTCCTCGAGGCCTTTAATCAGCGCCTCCAGGACTACGCAGCAGCGCCCGAGGGTGCAACGCTGGTAGAACTGGCACAACAATTTGACGCCCTTTGCGCCAACCCGGAGACCATCATGGACGATGCGCCAGCCCTGGTTTATCGATTGCTTACCATTGCGCCGCAGTTTACCGAGGCATTCCCCCGGGACTTACTGTGGTATCTGGGACAGGAGTGCCTGCACTTTATGCCTGACGAGGAGATCGAGATGTTTACCCGCCTTGACGAGCAACGTCGCGCGGCTCTGGGCGAGGGAGTAGAATTCAACTGGCTCGAAGCCCGCGCCGCTGAAAAAGGCCTCCAATAG
- a CDS encoding ABC transporter ATP-binding protein — MPESNAGSTPALKIDGLEKSYDNGFQALKGISLEVQQGDFFALLGPNGAGKSTTIGIVCSLVSKSAGKVSVHGVDIDLDFPTAKKFIGIVPQEFNFNMFEKVFDIVTNQAGFYGLPRALACERAEKYLRELGLWDKRDVSGRMLSGGMKRRLMIARALVHEPKLLILDEPTAGVDIEMRRGMWEFLQKLNANGTTIILTTHYLEEAEALCRNIAIINHGAIVENTSIKDLLRRLQREVFIVDSADKLPDTLSIEKFEFRHVDDFTLEIEVEKGQHLNDVFIALNEAGVNVTSLRNRANRLEEMFVNLLEDAA, encoded by the coding sequence ATGCCAGAGTCCAACGCCGGGAGCACCCCGGCTTTAAAAATTGACGGTCTTGAAAAATCCTACGACAACGGCTTTCAGGCCTTGAAAGGGATCAGCCTGGAGGTGCAGCAGGGCGACTTCTTTGCACTGCTGGGTCCTAACGGCGCCGGTAAATCCACGACCATTGGTATCGTTTGTTCCCTCGTGAGTAAAAGCGCGGGGAAGGTGTCGGTTCACGGTGTCGATATTGACTTGGATTTTCCTACGGCGAAGAAGTTCATCGGCATTGTTCCCCAGGAATTTAATTTCAACATGTTCGAAAAGGTTTTCGACATTGTTACCAATCAGGCCGGTTTTTATGGCCTGCCACGGGCATTGGCCTGTGAGCGTGCAGAAAAATACCTGCGCGAACTGGGTCTGTGGGACAAGCGCGACGTATCGGGTCGCATGCTCTCCGGTGGTATGAAGCGCAGACTGATGATTGCCCGGGCTCTGGTACACGAACCCAAGCTCCTGATCCTTGATGAACCCACCGCGGGGGTTGATATTGAGATGCGGCGGGGTATGTGGGAATTCCTCCAGAAGCTTAACGCCAACGGCACGACGATTATTCTCACCACCCATTATCTCGAGGAGGCCGAGGCGCTCTGTCGCAATATCGCCATCATCAATCACGGTGCGATCGTGGAAAACACCTCCATCAAAGATTTGCTCCGGCGACTGCAACGCGAAGTTTTTATCGTAGACAGTGCAGATAAACTTCCCGACACCCTGAGTATCGAAAAGTTTGAATTTCGCCATGTGGATGACTTTACCCTGGAGATCGAAGTCGAGAAGGGCCAGCACCTGAACGATGTCTTTATCGCGCTCAACGAGGCCGGCGTGAATGTGACAAGCCTGAGAAACCGCGCTAATCGCCTGGAGGAGATGTTTGTGAATCTCCTGGAGGACGCCGCGTGA
- a CDS encoding ABC transporter permease: protein MNTQEKIIAFKTILRKEIRRFLRIWPQTLLPSAITMSLYFVIFGSLIGSRIGEMGGFSYMEFVVPGLIMMAIVTNSYSNVVSSFFGAKFNHSVEELLVSPTPNYVILLGFVSGGVIRGLLVAAIVTTVAMFFTRLPIHSFAVVIAGVALTSLLFALAGFINAVFANSFDDISIIPTFVLTPLIYLGGVFYSLDLLPDFWAGVSKLNPLVYVVNAFRYGVLGVADVSVGFAFAMLGGFTVAAFTYSMYLLNSGTRLRQ, encoded by the coding sequence GTGAATACCCAGGAAAAGATCATCGCCTTCAAAACTATTCTCCGTAAGGAGATTCGACGCTTTCTACGCATCTGGCCCCAGACCCTGCTGCCATCAGCCATTACCATGAGCCTGTATTTTGTGATCTTCGGCTCGCTGATCGGCTCGCGCATCGGTGAAATGGGTGGCTTCAGTTACATGGAGTTTGTGGTGCCGGGATTGATCATGATGGCCATTGTGACCAATTCCTATTCGAATGTGGTCTCGTCCTTCTTCGGTGCCAAGTTCAATCACAGCGTAGAGGAATTGCTGGTTTCGCCGACGCCCAACTATGTGATCCTCCTGGGCTTCGTCAGCGGAGGGGTTATTCGAGGCTTGCTGGTTGCTGCCATCGTTACCACCGTCGCGATGTTTTTTACCCGTCTGCCGATACATAGCTTTGCCGTGGTGATTGCGGGTGTGGCATTGACCTCGCTGTTGTTTGCCCTGGCGGGCTTTATCAACGCCGTTTTTGCCAACAGTTTTGATGACATCTCTATCATTCCGACCTTTGTGTTGACGCCTTTGATCTACCTCGGGGGGGTGTTTTATTCCCTGGATCTGCTGCCGGATTTTTGGGCCGGGGTCTCCAAACTGAATCCTCTGGTGTATGTAGTTAACGCTTTCCGCTACGGCGTCCTGGGCGTTGCCGATGTGAGCGTGGGCTTTGCCTTTGCCATGCTCGGTGGTTTTACCGTGGCGGCGTTCACCTACAGCATGTACCTGCTTAACAGCGGTACGCGTTTGCGGCAGTAA
- the queF gene encoding NADPH-dependent 7-cyano-7-deazaguanine reductase QueF (Catalyzes the NADPH-dependent reduction of 7-cyano-7-deazaguanine (preQ0) to 7-aminomethyl-7-deazaguanine (preQ1) in queuosine biosynthesis): protein MSGDALTHDKGPLLGQQVVGSEQYDPSLLFPVPRSNARASLPEQRFQGFGEDIWHAYELSWLSAAGMPQAFVGTFAIPATSANLIESKSLKLYLNSLNNHRFTSAEAARQTIVRDLSEVAGAPVSLTLGSPEDPAFRGEDLPGSCLDDLEVTVPDAADPVLLTGVAGDGLLYTHLMRSLCPVTAQPDWATVVVETRGVAPESPGLLRYLLAYRNHQEFHEQCVERIYTDILDRLQPDYLSVHALYTRRGGLDISPWRCSEHQPAPRYRLNRQ, encoded by the coding sequence GTGAGCGGTGATGCACTCACCCATGACAAAGGGCCGTTGCTGGGTCAGCAGGTCGTCGGCAGTGAGCAATATGATCCTTCGCTTCTGTTCCCCGTACCCCGTTCTAACGCAAGAGCGAGCCTGCCTGAGCAGCGCTTTCAGGGTTTTGGCGAGGATATCTGGCATGCCTATGAGCTGAGTTGGCTTAGCGCTGCCGGCATGCCCCAGGCGTTTGTCGGGACCTTTGCGATTCCCGCCACGTCGGCGAATCTCATTGAGTCCAAGTCCCTCAAGCTGTATCTCAACTCCCTGAACAATCACCGATTCACCTCTGCTGAGGCGGCGCGGCAAACCATTGTCAGAGATCTCTCGGAAGTTGCCGGTGCGCCGGTCTCCCTGACTCTTGGCAGTCCGGAAGATCCCGCATTTCGCGGAGAGGATCTTCCCGGTAGCTGCCTGGATGATCTTGAGGTCACCGTGCCAGATGCCGCCGATCCGGTCCTACTCACGGGCGTGGCCGGTGACGGGCTGCTCTATACGCACCTCATGCGTTCCCTGTGCCCGGTGACTGCACAGCCCGATTGGGCCACGGTGGTCGTCGAGACCCGTGGCGTGGCGCCGGAGAGTCCGGGGTTACTCCGTTACCTCCTGGCCTATCGCAATCATCAGGAGTTTCACGAGCAGTGTGTGGAGCGTATCTACACCGATATACTGGATCGACTGCAGCCGGATTATTTGTCGGTGCATGCCTTATACACACGACGCGGGGGTCTGGATATCAGCCCCTGGCGCTGCTCCGAGCATCAGCCGGCACCGCGATATCGCTTAAACCGGCAATAG
- a CDS encoding SDR family NAD(P)-dependent oxidoreductase, producing the protein MKNTALITGASAGIGEELARVHAAKGGDLILVARRKQRLEEIAKELRAEHGVQVQVIAADLAKPGAARKLMADVDALGVSVDVLMNNAGFGGHGKFHESGLERDQRMMQLNMVALTELSYYFVQGMVDRGEGKILNVGSTAGFLPGPLQAVYYASKAYVNSFSQAMANELEGTGVTVTVLCPGPVITEFQEAADLGGVKGFELGADARSVAECGYRAMDKGELLAINDPKISVFLKGLLPFVPRKSVLWLSRKTMEKSG; encoded by the coding sequence ATGAAGAACACGGCTTTGATTACCGGCGCGTCTGCCGGCATCGGCGAAGAGTTGGCGAGAGTCCACGCCGCAAAGGGCGGTGACCTCATTCTTGTAGCACGGCGCAAACAGCGTCTTGAGGAAATCGCTAAAGAGCTCAGAGCAGAGCATGGGGTGCAAGTACAGGTAATTGCCGCCGACCTTGCGAAACCAGGGGCAGCCAGGAAGCTCATGGCAGACGTGGACGCGCTTGGCGTTTCCGTCGATGTGTTGATGAACAATGCCGGTTTTGGCGGCCACGGGAAGTTCCATGAGAGTGGTCTTGAGCGCGACCAGCGCATGATGCAGCTCAACATGGTCGCTCTCACGGAGCTGAGCTACTACTTTGTCCAAGGCATGGTCGACCGGGGAGAGGGGAAAATCCTCAACGTGGGGTCAACGGCTGGCTTTCTCCCGGGACCCTTGCAGGCCGTGTATTACGCGAGTAAGGCCTACGTGAACTCATTTTCTCAAGCGATGGCTAACGAGCTCGAGGGCACAGGCGTCACCGTGACCGTTTTATGCCCCGGCCCGGTGATCACCGAGTTTCAGGAGGCAGCAGATTTGGGCGGCGTTAAGGGCTTTGAACTGGGCGCGGATGCTCGCTCTGTTGCCGAGTGCGGTTATCGCGCGATGGATAAAGGTGAGCTGCTTGCGATAAATGATCCCAAGATTAGCGTATTCCTAAAGGGGCTCCTGCCCTTTGTACCTCGAAAAAGCGTGCTGTGGCTGTCCCGAAAAACGATGGAAAAGAGCGGCTAG
- a CDS encoding M20/M25/M40 family metallo-hydrolase translates to MMLKRLKNTALLLTATSLPFTLFSSQLPAATAADTAGALKAAVNQHIADHGGEILGDFRELLAMPNVSTSLPDMQKNAQWISRYIGERGFSSRIVRAGGAPYILAERKTPGATRTVLIYAHFDGQPVEPADWKTPPFEPTLKDAAATLDWEKALKQGIDPEWRVYARSAGDDKAPVIALMHAIDAMDAAGLEASVNVKLILDGEEEFGSPTVEQILEEHADELSADILLFCDGPMHQSGLRQLVFGVRGDIGVNLTLYGPSRPLHSGHYGNWAPHPTDALMRLLATMKDMDGNIQVAGYLDEVTPVSEAEQVAIAAIPSVDAQLQDELALGRVEGAGERIEMTIMRPAINIVGFQAGGVDDQARNIILSKARASLDLRLVPAQTIDHVKQTLEEHFKSQGFYVTYEEPSEEVLRNNPGVIKVDWTEGYPAYRSDLNGEAARKLTAILTKYDGEKPLISPTLGGSLPIHLFDQALDMPIVLLPIANHDNNQHGRDENMRVGNLFSAIGVYAAVLEGFGRN, encoded by the coding sequence ATGATGCTTAAACGCCTGAAAAACACCGCCCTCCTTCTAACCGCGACCTCTCTGCCCTTCACGCTTTTTTCTTCTCAGTTACCGGCCGCAACCGCTGCAGACACAGCGGGCGCGCTCAAAGCCGCGGTAAACCAGCATATTGCTGACCATGGTGGCGAGATCCTCGGGGATTTCCGCGAACTCCTCGCCATGCCCAATGTGTCAACCTCGCTCCCGGATATGCAGAAGAACGCCCAATGGATAAGCCGCTATATTGGTGAGCGGGGATTTTCTTCGCGCATCGTCCGCGCCGGCGGAGCGCCCTACATTCTTGCCGAGCGCAAGACCCCCGGCGCGACCCGAACGGTTCTCATCTACGCGCACTTTGACGGTCAGCCGGTAGAGCCTGCGGACTGGAAAACGCCTCCCTTTGAACCCACGCTCAAAGATGCTGCTGCCACCCTCGACTGGGAAAAGGCCCTAAAGCAAGGCATCGATCCTGAGTGGCGCGTCTACGCGCGTTCCGCCGGGGACGATAAAGCGCCAGTGATTGCGCTGATGCATGCCATCGATGCCATGGACGCGGCCGGCCTTGAAGCCAGCGTCAATGTAAAACTCATCCTCGATGGAGAGGAAGAATTTGGCAGCCCCACCGTCGAACAAATCCTCGAAGAACACGCCGATGAGCTCAGCGCGGACATACTGCTGTTCTGCGACGGCCCGATGCATCAGAGCGGACTTCGCCAGCTGGTCTTTGGCGTACGGGGGGATATCGGCGTCAATCTAACGCTCTACGGGCCTTCACGCCCCCTCCACTCGGGCCACTACGGTAATTGGGCACCCCACCCCACGGACGCGCTGATGCGCCTCCTGGCCACCATGAAGGACATGGATGGCAATATTCAAGTCGCGGGTTATCTCGACGAAGTTACACCGGTGAGCGAGGCGGAGCAGGTCGCTATCGCCGCCATACCCTCCGTGGATGCGCAGCTACAGGATGAATTGGCGCTGGGCAGGGTCGAGGGTGCCGGGGAGCGTATCGAAATGACCATCATGCGACCGGCCATCAATATTGTGGGGTTTCAGGCCGGCGGTGTTGATGATCAGGCGCGCAATATCATTCTTTCCAAGGCGCGGGCCTCCCTGGATCTACGGTTAGTGCCCGCACAAACGATAGATCACGTAAAGCAAACCCTGGAGGAGCATTTCAAGAGCCAGGGATTTTACGTCACTTATGAGGAACCAAGCGAAGAGGTGCTGCGAAACAACCCGGGAGTGATAAAAGTCGACTGGACGGAGGGTTACCCCGCGTATCGCAGTGATCTGAATGGCGAGGCGGCCAGGAAGTTAACGGCAATCCTCACTAAGTATGATGGTGAAAAGCCGCTCATCTCGCCCACCCTCGGCGGCAGCCTGCCCATCCATCTCTTCGATCAGGCCCTGGATATGCCCATCGTGCTCCTACCCATTGCCAACCATGACAACAACCAACATGGCCGTGACGAGAACATGCGTGTTGGTAATCTGTTCTCTGCGATAGGCGTCTATGCAGCGGTGTTAGAGGGCTTTGGACGCAACTAG